Genomic window (Cucumis sativus cultivar 9930 chromosome 2, Cucumber_9930_V3, whole genome shotgun sequence):
TCAAATTGTTGGGTTATCCGAGTTAGACTAGAATGGAGTGTCGTGAcacaattttaatatgaaaatgtaGGATCAGTAAAGTTACTAGGATTATAACAAACAATAGGTTAGGGTAATATGAATGATTGATAtatgctttattttattattatgtattttagaaatatgtCAACTTCTAtgtttcttcaacttcttaaGAATATGGATAGTGTCACAATCTAATGTTGGTTTGAGCCAATCCAAATTGATTGACAAATTCAATTGGTTGGATTTTATTAgaagtatatatgtaattataaaaatcaaattgattgACAAATATACTTGCGGTGGGCCAAATCATATTAACCAATGGTGGACATTAGCATAATTTAACATcgaatacttttcttccaccGTAGTTGTAAACTGTAATGTGACATGTtcttagaaaaagaaaccataTCAATCAGCCATGATTGAGTAATTTGGGATTTTTAAgatcaacttcaaaattaaatataactttaatcacttcaaattaatttaatatttattctcatgcttgtaaatataattttgtttttcaatcaTGAAATCCATGTTTattgtgattttattttaaccatCCAATTATATGGTATTTactatctaaattttaaatttgtctcaatttataaatatctttgTGACTTTGAAGAGTATTCTATAGACTCTAAAACTTGTCTTTCCATGTTTTtcaacataaaatttgaaactatttgatgttttctataatttatgtataaacagctatttaagattttatcaGATAAATTAGGTCAAATTGGACTTTGGAACGGTTacatttgtttataaattaaggtatttaattttataaaaacagggtaaatttttataattattgtaagCTTaagcatttaattttaacGTTGTAGAAGTTTAgtagttcaatttttacaataaaaccAACCTGAGCTAGCTCAACTAAGTACATGAcaatttgtcctaaattttctaaaaaagtttTACAATTATGTTTagtagtttctttttatataaaaaaaaattattatgttttgaagATTTCTTGccatttagtttttgaaacaCTATTTATTCCTCATCTTCCCTTGCAGACAAAATGGTTTCTATAGCCTTCGCAGCATTGCACCTACCGGTGTTAATCTAAGATTtaatgctaaaaaaaaaaaaggaaatgagtGTTAGTAAACTAACTTTGAAGATAAGTTTGTTTagtaacttttcttttcactttgtttctaaagataaattaataaattagttagatattagaaaaattataattgatgaccattttaagaataataattaaggatatgacaacattttaagaaaattacaaatatagcaaaactatcgataaacttgtatgatctatctaattactaaatttgtaactatccCTAGATATTAAATGCAAATGAGTTCATCTTTTAGGGATTTTggtacaattatttttttattcgttGTTGAAGACATTCTTGTTCTAGAACCAAGAGCATGGATTCAACCATTCTTTTTATATGATAATTGGTGTTTCTATTAAATAAGCATAAGATTTCAATTTAAAGTCAATTATCAATCAAAAGACTGATTCGTGTATTTTACAAGGATTGAAAGATCCTTCTTTCTAATTAATGTGAAATCCTCGTCTTatctacaagaaaaaaaatcatattatccGCATGTTTAGGTTAAGAAAAACACTAAATTAAACTATggatcaattttaattatactttagactttcaaaattttcatctaaCCCTTGAAATTTGGAATCTTTTACGAAACATCCGTTGAATCTAAACACATATGAGAAGTAAATTGGGGATTAGagttagcaaaaaaaaaaaaaaaaaaaatccataaacGAAAGAGTGGAAAATGGATTTGTTGTAcgtgtttttaaatttctatatatgtgtttaaatttattcacATTGGAAGATTCGGAGTTGTacgaaaattttcaaattcgtATAGCAAattgtttaacttttataatttaacatcataactcaaaattttagcagaatgaaaatgaagatttgAAACCACATGGAGAATTTGTTATGTTCACTATAGCAACTCACACTTATACAAAGTGCATgaaatatcaaagaaaaatgaaacaaacaaaaaacaacaaactgATACAATCTTCTCTCCCAAATTGTGTCATTTTATTATACATGTAAGACAAGAAattcagaaaaagaaagaaggattaAGAAAAACCTCACcaccaagaagaaaaattaggaAGAACAAAAACCTCAACTCTACATTTTTGTGTATAAATGAACTTATACTGTTAAAATCTCCAGAATGAGTTTcctttcagttttttttttttttttttctttctttttttgggtaagttaaattaatcaatGGAGAATGTGAAATCAATTGGGGAGCATTTTATGAATCATTTAGATGAAGATTCATAGTCAATGACTGTCTGAAATGCTCCTGCCAATGCTCTTACCTTGTTCTTCCTCTTTTCCAAAAGCTTACTTGCTGTCTCCTCTATTACATGATTGTACATTGCTGGTGACTCTTTTCTCCCTGGTCCTCCTTGTCGTGGTTTCGCCGTTTTCTCAGTCGATTCGGCTTCTTTCTCTGTTGTCTCTGCTGCTTTTGGTGTACTGTTTTGATCACTTTCTTCCTTGCAACTCTCCCCATCTAAAACAGAATCTGTCTCACTCTTCTCTTGATCATTCTTGTTGTTTATGCTTTCCTCTAATGCAACAACTTCCTCTTTTTCCACTTCAATTCTCTTTGGGTTGTCCTCTTCTTTTGGTTCTTCTCCTTCCCTTTCGTTTTGTTCTTGATTTGCTAATGAAATTTCAGTCTCAACTGTCCTTggagtttctttttgttcttccacCTCTTTATTAGTAACAACTACTTTCAAGATCTCTGTGTCAGTCTCATCTTTATCCAAAACTGCCTTCTTTTCCACCTGATCAAGTCTAATTTGTTTGTCCAATTCAGGCATTGGATCAGGAAGATACGGATCGAGTTCGCACTCGATCTTTTTCAAATCCTCCTCGTTAACACCGAGAACGAAAGAAGGACTCTGATCTACATGTTCAACAGCATTCTTAGACTTTGGAACTATTTCTGCAGAAGCAGAAGCTGAAGCAGAAGCAGAAGCAGAAGCTGAAGCAGAAGCAGCAGCATTGCTAGATTCTCTCCTCAAGCTTTTCTTTACATAACTACTACTAGTTTTTAAACTCTGAATTGGTGGTTGTGGTTTCCCTCCCACCTTAGAACTTTTAGAAGATGATCTCTCCAAAAAACCAGGCTTTGTAGAATGGCCAATTGTAGTGGTGGTGGTGGAAGGTTTAGCCCCAAAAGAGGAAGACCGGACAGGAACATGAGGAGTCCTATTCCTCGGTCCAGGGGAACGAAACGGCTTCCCCAAACGTGGTACGGTCGGGGGAGGTTTGTCGAAAGATCTTCTTCTATTCAAACTAGGTCTGCCCTCAGGTATAGGTGCAGGGCCAGACTTACTCCTTGCTATAGGCTTGAAGTTATGGTCATTGCGGGAGCTGGCAGTTGATTTGAGATAATTTGGGACGTGTTTTTCGGGAAGaatggaaagagaagaaggggcagaggaaggagaagaaggagcagaggaaggagaaaaagaaggaaattttgGATCAGTGGAAGAGATAATGCCTCTAGGAGATGATTTTGGAGTTCTTTTAGTTGAAGTATTGCTAGGAATGGTGACAGAACTTGGAGGTGTGATCTTTCTCTCCTTCCCCAAACCACAGCTTTCTTTTGATCTAGTTGTTGCCATTCAGCTCAACTACTTCTTGGGGTTTGATAGTTTTAGCATTTACCTGCATTTTCAAACGCCATTCCAcaacttttaataaacatcATATCTGCTTAAATTCCTTCGAAACACACTTTCGTCTCCAGATCAGAGGTCAGAAgttcagaagaaaaaaaagaaagaaacaaatgcattttcatatatatcattttcaaaagttcCATTCTCTTCACAAAAACAACTGCCATAATCTCAATCTATACACTTATTCATGAGgaaaaagaacagaaaaaaGTGGACtaacacaaaatttgaatCCTTCCATCCCATGGGATAATTTAGATGAGTATTTGGTTCATAGATTTG
Coding sequences:
- the LOC105434662 gene encoding neurofilament heavy polypeptide, which gives rise to MATTRSKESCGLGKERKITPPSSVTIPSNTSTKRTPKSSPRGIISSTDPKFPSFSPSSAPSSPSSAPSSLSILPEKHVPNYLKSTASSRNDHNFKPIARSKSGPAPIPEGRPSLNRRRSFDKPPPTVPRLGKPFRSPGPRNRTPHVPVRSSSFGAKPSTTTTTIGHSTKPGFLERSSSKSSKVGGKPQPPIQSLKTSSSYVKKSLRRESSNAAASASASASASASASASAEIVPKSKNAVEHVDQSPSFVLGVNEEDLKKIECELDPYLPDPMPELDKQIRLDQVEKKAVLDKDETDTEILKVVVTNKEVEEQKETPRTVETEISLANQEQNEREGEEPKEEDNPKRIEVEKEEVVALEESINNKNDQEKSETDSVLDGESCKEESDQNSTPKAAETTEKEAESTEKTAKPRQGGPGRKESPAMYNHVIEETASKLLEKRKNKVRALAGAFQTVIDYESSSK